From Nicotiana tabacum cultivar K326 chromosome 22, ASM71507v2, whole genome shotgun sequence, one genomic window encodes:
- the LOC107801826 gene encoding uncharacterized protein LOC107801826 yields the protein MRGFSSLASRASSPAFTNLSKQNHNSLRPITPKPSNLDSVATTSSTTTEQTSPGKSSLNWRSNTSIAAKKRNFQGSGIDYEYFTQILARNDWYLLLNHEYKAKRVTLNQQAVVSILHNQENPLHPFRFYIWISNICPSFAKNQSVKGVLGNLLCRRGPLLLSAELVQDIRNSGNVITVDLLCVLIGSWGRLGLGKYCADILEQVSYLGLTPTTRLYNAVIDAVIKSNSLDLAYLKFQQMQVDNCNPDRFTYNILIHGVCKVGVVEEALRLVKQMEGAGYSPNVFTYTILVDGFCNARRVDEAFELFRIMKDRTIVPTEATVRSLVNGVFRCMPPDKGFELLSRWLEKESALPDIAFSSMLHCLSTNSLPTEAAQLLRISIDKGYVLDNSTINIVLTCLIKGLELDDTCQMLDFITVRGMKVSIDIYLALVDALYKAGKVEKGNEYLFHMFKDGFVSNTFFYNRVIDCLCKIKMMDKASESFKDMLQRGLAPNLVTFNTLISGHSKVGEVDKVRELLVMLLEHGFRPDIFTFSSLIDSLCRVNRIDDALDCFTEMVEWGVAPNAVTYNILIRALCVLGDVGGSLNLLRKMQDDGIKADVFSFNALIQSFCRMNKIDEAQRLLVSMLTLDLSPDNHTYGAFIRALCNLGRFDEAKNLFLSMEANGCIPDASTCKLYFDSIVQSGCSEEARDVLRECREKGMLLEPVTAS from the coding sequence ATGAGAGGGTTCTCCTCTCTAGCTTCAAGGGCTTCTTCACCTGCTTTCACAAATCTCTCTAAACAAAACCACAATTCCCTCAGACCCATTACTCCAAAACCCTCAAATCTTGACTCTGTTGCGACCACTAGCAGCACCACCACTGAACAAACTTCACCCGGTAAGTCTTCATTGAACTGGCGTTCCAACACTTCAATTGCAGCTAAAAAACGGAACTTTCAAGGAAGTGGTATTGATTACGAGTATTTTACTCAGATTCTTGCAAGAAATGACTGGTATTTATTGCTAAACCATGAGTATAAAGCCAAGAGGGTTACTTTGAATCAGCAAGCAGTTGTTAGTATTCTGCATAATCAAGAAAATCCATTACACCCTTTTAGATTTTACATCTGGATTTCGAATATTTGTCCCTCTTTTGCCAAGAATCAATCAGTTAAGGGGGTCTTAGGTAATTTACTTTGTAGAAGAGGTCCCCTTTTGTTGTCAGCTGAGCTAGTTCAGGATATCAGAAACTCTGGAAATGTAATTACTGTGGATTTGCTTTGTGTTCTGATTGGTAGTTGGGGGAGATTAGGGTTGGGGAAGTACTGTGCTGACATATTGGAGCAGGTTTCTTATTTGGGACTCACTCCTACTACTAGGTTGTATAATGCAGTGATCGATGCGGTGATCAAGTCCAATTCACTTGACTTAGCTTATCTAAAGTTTCAGCAAATGCAGGTGGATAATTGTAATCCGGATAGGTTTACGTATAATATTCTCATTCATGGAGTTTGTAAGGTTGGGGTTGTGGAGGAAGCGCTTCGTCTGGTTAAACAGATGGAAGGAGCGGGATACTctcccaatgtgtttacttacaccATTTTGGTTGATGGGTTTTGTAATGCTAGAAGGGTGGACGAGGCTTTTGAACTCTTCCGGATAATGAAGGATAGGACTATTGTTCCTACTGAAGCTACTGTAAGATCATTGGTTAATGGGGTATTTCGTTGTATGCCACCAGATAAGGGTTTTGAATTATTATCTAGATGGTTAGAGAAAGAATCTGCCTTGCCTGATATAGCTTTTTCTTCCATGCTACATTGCCTTAGTACTAATTCTTTGCCAACAGAAGCAGCCCAACTTTTAAGAATATCAATTGATAAAGGTTACGTCCTGGATAATTCAACTATTAACATTGTACTGACTTGTTTAATCAAAGGATTAGAGCTTGATGATACTTGTCAGATGTTAGACTTTATCACTGTTCGAGGTATGAAGGTTAGTATTGATATATATCTTGCACTTGTTGATGCTCTTTACAAAGCAGGGAAAGTAGAAAAGGGGAATGAATATTTGTTCCACATGTTTAAGGATGGTTTTGTATCTAACACATTCTTCTATAACCGGGTCATTGATTGCTTATGCAAAATCAAAATGATGGACAAAGCATCAGAGTCTTTTAAAGACATGCTTCAGAGAGGTCTCGCTCCCAATCTTGTAACTTTCAACACTCTTATTAGTGGACATTCTAAGGTAGGGGAGGTTGACAAGGTTCGTGAGCTACTGGTCATGCTACTGGAACATGGTTTTCGACCAGACATTTTCACATTTAGTTCACTGATTGATAGCCTTTGTAGAGTAAACCGGATTGACGATGCTTTAGACTGTTTCACTGAGATGGTAGAATGGGGAGTTGCTCCAAATGCTGTTACGTACAATATCTTAATTCGTGCACTCTGTGTCCTGGGAGATGTTGGTGGATCGCTGAACTTATTAAGAAAAATGCAAGATGATGGAATAAAAGCAGATGTTTTCTCCTTCAATGCCTTAATTCAAAGTTTTTGTAGGATGAATAAGATTGACGAGGCACAAAGGCTTCTTGTAAGCATGTTGACGCTGGATTTGAGCCCTGATAATCATACTTACGGTGCATTTATTAGGGCCTTATGTAACTTGGGGAGATTTGATGAAGCTAAGAACTTGTTTTTGTCAATGGAAGCAAATGGATGCATCCCCGACGCTTCCacatgtaaattatattttgattcaattgttCAATCAGGATGTAGTGAAGAAGCTCGGGATGTTTTAAGGGAGTGCAGGGAAAAGGGGATGCTATTGGAACCCGTTACTGCTTCATAG
- the LOC107801825 gene encoding uncharacterized protein LOC107801825 isoform X1 produces the protein MSVIYYSFFEMAISINMKYSLQALAVTCILFFSFTLGKADDYGTQTAAAGVLENEYLPNYGGINGGYSSQNGDYPHEYGGGTGTADAQPGYLFSKALRCFNDKQLQIYSSCEEAYRLTETGDLNVPPEYTDQYCSGPCLKETHLVLNCLGNILSNFRFYNKATIRVVEETIKEGCSYGPRRGFFNVAEHILADGGTALRASKFMLHGVVLMSLTHIFFL, from the exons ATGAGTGTCATATACTACTCATTTTTTGAGATGGCAATTTCCATTAACATGAAGTATTCTCTTCAAGCTTTAGCTGTGACTTGCATCTTGTTTTTCTCCTTCACACTAG GGAAAGCAGATGATTATGGGACTCAAACCGCAGCTGCAGGAGTACTTGAAAATGAATATCTGCCAAATTATGGAGGCATAAATGGAGGATATTCATCGCAAAACGGAGATTATCCTCATGAATATGGGGGTGGCACTGGCACAGCTGATGCTCAACCTGGCTATCTTTTCTCTAAAGCTTTGCGATGTTTCAACGATAAGCAG CTGCAGATATACAGTAGTTGTGAGGAGGCTTATAGACTGACTGAGACAGGGGATCTCAATGTACCACCTGAATATACCGATCAATATTGCAGCGGACCATGCTTGAAGGAGACACACCTTGTGCTAAATTGTCTTGGAAATATACTGTCAAACTTCAGATTCTATAATAAGGCCACCATTAGGGTGGTCGAAGAGACTATCAAGGAAGGATGTAGCTATGGCCCTAGAAGAG GTTTCTTCAATGTTGCTGAGCACATCCTAGCTGATGGTGGCACTGCTCTTCGCGCTTCCAAGTTCATGCTACATGGTGTTGTTCTTATGTCTTTGACACACATTTTCTTCCTTTAA
- the LOC107801825 gene encoding uncharacterized protein LOC107801825 isoform X2, with translation MSVIYYSFFEMAISINMKYSLQALAVTCILFFSFTLGKADDYGTQTAAAGVLENEYLPNYGGINGGYSSQNGDYPHEYGGGTGTADAQPGYLFSKALRCFNDKQIYSSCEEAYRLTETGDLNVPPEYTDQYCSGPCLKETHLVLNCLGNILSNFRFYNKATIRVVEETIKEGCSYGPRRGFFNVAEHILADGGTALRASKFMLHGVVLMSLTHIFFL, from the exons ATGAGTGTCATATACTACTCATTTTTTGAGATGGCAATTTCCATTAACATGAAGTATTCTCTTCAAGCTTTAGCTGTGACTTGCATCTTGTTTTTCTCCTTCACACTAG GGAAAGCAGATGATTATGGGACTCAAACCGCAGCTGCAGGAGTACTTGAAAATGAATATCTGCCAAATTATGGAGGCATAAATGGAGGATATTCATCGCAAAACGGAGATTATCCTCATGAATATGGGGGTGGCACTGGCACAGCTGATGCTCAACCTGGCTATCTTTTCTCTAAAGCTTTGCGATGTTTCAACGATAAGCAG ATATACAGTAGTTGTGAGGAGGCTTATAGACTGACTGAGACAGGGGATCTCAATGTACCACCTGAATATACCGATCAATATTGCAGCGGACCATGCTTGAAGGAGACACACCTTGTGCTAAATTGTCTTGGAAATATACTGTCAAACTTCAGATTCTATAATAAGGCCACCATTAGGGTGGTCGAAGAGACTATCAAGGAAGGATGTAGCTATGGCCCTAGAAGAG GTTTCTTCAATGTTGCTGAGCACATCCTAGCTGATGGTGGCACTGCTCTTCGCGCTTCCAAGTTCATGCTACATGGTGTTGTTCTTATGTCTTTGACACACATTTTCTTCCTTTAA